Sequence from the Desulfovibrio sp. X2 genome:
GATCGGTGAGACCTTTGGCATGCGTTGCGCGTGCCGAAGGTTTTTTTGTGGCCGCGCGGAACCGGCCTTCGAGCCGAACGAGGAACCGATGCGAAAGCTCCTGCCCCTGCTGCTCTCCGCCCTGGCCTGCCTGCCGGGCCTCCTCCTGAACCTTTCCGGCGCGCACATGTCGCCCCCGCTCACGGCGGGCATCTCCGGCCTGGCCATCCTGGGGGCGTCGTTCCTACTGCTGTGGGCCTGCGACGTGGCCCAGGCGGACATCCCGCAGGCCCTGGCCCTGGCCGTGGTGGCGCTCATCGCGGTGCTGCCGGAATACGCGGTGGACATGTACTTCACCTGGATGGCCGGGGCGCATCCCGAGTCGAACTACGCGCACTTCGCCATCGCCAACATGACGGGCGCGAACCGGCTGCTGATCGGCGTGGCCTGGGCGGTGATCGTGTTCCTCGGCTGGTGGCGCACGCGCGAGGCGATCACCCTGACCGAGGACCGGCGCACCGAGGTGCTGTTCCTGGGCTTGGCCACGCTCTACGCGCTGGTGATCCCGATCAAGGGGTCGCTCGCGTGGTACGACGGCGTGGTGCTGGTCTCGCTCTACGTCTGGTACATCCGCATCGCCTCCAAGCGGCCGTGCGAGGAGTGCGAGCTGGAGGGCCCGGCCGAGGTGCTGGGCGCGCTGCCCGCCAGATGGCGCAGGCTGGCCACGGCGGGGCTCTTCCTGTTCGCGGCCGGGGTCATCGTGGCCAACGCGGAGCCGTTCTCCGAGGGGCTGGTGGGCACGGGCCGGGTGCTGCACGTGAACGAGTTCCTGCTCGTGCAGTGGCTGGCGCCGGTGGCCTCGGAGGCGCCGGAGTTCATCGTGGCGATCATGTTCGCGCTGCGCGGCATGGGCGGGGTGGCGCTGGCCTCGCTGCTCTCGGCCAAGCTGAACCAGTGGACGCTGCTCGTGGGCATGATCCCGGGCGTGTACGGCCTGTCGCTCGGCTCCTTCGCCCATCCCATCCCCATGGACCACTTCCAGATGAACGAGCTCCTGCTGACCGCGGCGCAGTCGCTGCTGGCGGTGGGCATGCTCTCCAACCTGCGCCTCTCGCTGCGCGAGGCCGCGGTGCTGCTGGCGCTCTTCGCGGTGCAGTTCCTGGCGCCCGTGGTGCCGCAGGCGCTGCTGGACCATCTTCCCATCCACGCCACGGGCCAGGAGCTGCACGTCCTGACCTCCACGGCGTACTTCGCGGGCTTCCTGCTCCTGCTCCCCCGCCACGGCCGCGACATGGCCGCGCTGCGCACGGGCTTTCGCGCCTAGCGAGCGGCAACGTGCCGGTCGGGCGGTTCCGGCGCGGCGGTCCCGCCGCGCCTGTCCTGCGGGGGCGGTCTTGGGGGGGCTTGGGGGGGGCCTGGGACTATTCGCCCACGGGGCCGCTGACGCGGTTGCGCCCGGCTTTCTTCGCGTAATAGAGCGCGTCGTCCGCGAGCTGGACGAGGTCGTGCGGCGGCAGGTCCGCGGTGGGTATGAGCGTGGCCACGCCGAGGCTGGCCGTGACCACGGGCGCCGTGGGCGAGGCCTCGTGCGGCAGGTTCAGGGCGACGACCGAGGCGCGCAGCTTCTCGGCCAACTTGGTGGCGCCGTCGTGGTCCGTGTCCGGCAGGATGCAGGCGAACTCCTCGCCGCCCCAGCGGGCCACGAGGTCTGCCGGGCGCCGCACGCCCGCGGCCAGGGCCAGGGCCACGCGGCGCAGGCACTCGTCGCCCAGGAGGTGGCCGGAGGCGTCGTTGTAGGCCTTGAAGTGGTCGATGTCGCACAGGATCATGGACAACGGCG
This genomic interval carries:
- a CDS encoding sodium/calcium exchanger membrane region, which codes for MRKLLPLLLSALACLPGLLLNLSGAHMSPPLTAGISGLAILGASFLLLWACDVAQADIPQALALAVVALIAVLPEYAVDMYFTWMAGAHPESNYAHFAIANMTGANRLLIGVAWAVIVFLGWWRTREAITLTEDRRTEVLFLGLATLYALVIPIKGSLAWYDGVVLVSLYVWYIRIASKRPCEECELEGPAEVLGALPARWRRLATAGLFLFAAGVIVANAEPFSEGLVGTGRVLHVNEFLLVQWLAPVASEAPEFIVAIMFALRGMGGVALASLLSAKLNQWTLLVGMIPGVYGLSLGSFAHPIPMDHFQMNELLLTAAQSLLAVGMLSNLRLSLREAAVLLALFAVQFLAPVVPQALLDHLPIHATGQELHVLTSTAYFAGFLLLLPRHGRDMAALRTGFRA